One window of the Halobacillus litoralis genome contains the following:
- a CDS encoding IS3 family transposase (programmed frameshift) codes for MTKFGSELKLQIAKRYLQGFISYRDLASETGVDDSSIRYWVKLVRHHGDQAFVFPYTNYSPAFKLELIQFIERTGCSIREASAIYHIPDSSMARRWKEKWKKGGYDALRMYEKGSKAVSEKKNNTDESIESVKRENEQLRAENAYLKKLNGLSSREGKIGTKEKAQVIQELRHAFRLQVLIKVAGLAHSTFYYASKKLSQPDPDRKWKRRVLFIYNTHNGRVGYRRITDILVRKNYKVNHKKVYRIMVALGIACQVNQKKYVSYKGKVGKTADNVLDRHFKSDRPNQKWVTDITEFRVFSQKFYLSPVLGLFNGEIISYTLGERPTFSLVEEMLDQALEKKEEHEDLLIHSDQGWHYQMAQFRKKLQDHNITQSMSRKGNCHDNSVMENFFGIFKSEFLYYEEFDSIQHFKDRFETYMHYYNHLRVKSRLKGNSPVLERQMYEKAA; via the exons GTGACGAAATTTGGTTCAGAACTGAAATTACAAATTGCTAAACGCTACTTACAAGGATTCATCAGTTATAGGGATTTAGCGTCAGAAACAGGTGTTGATGATTCATCTATTCGCTATTGGGTGAAGTTGGTTCGACATCATGGTGATCAAGCCTTTGTTTTTCCCTATACAAACTATTCGCCTGCCTTTAAACTGGAATTAATTCAATTTATCGAACGAACGGGTTGTTCCATTCGGGAGGCATCGGCGATTTACCATATTCCTGACTCTTCTATGGCTCGAAGGTGGAAGGAAAAGTGGAAAAAAGGTGGATACGATGCCCTTCGGATGTATGAAAAGGGGTCGAAAGCCGTGTCGGAAAAGAAAAACAACACCGATGAGTCTATTGAGTCAGTTAAGAGAGAGAACGAACAATTACGTGCGGAGAACGCTTATTTAAAAAAGTTGAATG GCCTTAGTTCACGAGAAGGAAAAATCGGCACAAAAGAAAAAGCGCAAGTAATCCAAGAACTAAGGCACGCATTCCGCCTCCAAGTGCTGATTAAGGTCGCCGGCCTAGCACACAGTACCTTTTATTATGCCAGTAAAAAGCTAAGCCAGCCCGACCCTGACCGCAAGTGGAAAAGGAGGGTTCTCTTCATCTATAACACTCATAATGGCCGTGTAGGATACCGTAGAATTACGGACATCCTCGTGAGAAAAAATTATAAGGTTAACCACAAGAAAGTCTACCGAATCATGGTAGCGCTGGGCATTGCATGTCAGGTGAACCAAAAGAAATACGTCTCTTATAAAGGGAAGGTTGGGAAAACCGCCGATAACGTACTAGACCGCCATTTCAAGAGTGATCGCCCCAATCAGAAATGGGTCACAGACATTACGGAATTCCGCGTGTTCTCCCAGAAATTTTACTTGTCTCCTGTCCTTGGCCTATTCAATGGAGAGATCATTTCCTACACCTTAGGCGAAAGACCGACTTTTTCTCTTGTAGAGGAGATGCTTGACCAAGCACTGGAAAAGAAGGAGGAACACGAAGATCTTCTCATCCATTCGGATCAAGGTTGGCATTACCAAATGGCTCAGTTCCGAAAGAAACTCCAAGATCACAACATCACTCAAAGTATGTCTAGGAAAGGGAACTGTCATGATAATTCAGTGATGGAGAATTTTTTCGGCATCTTTAAATCGGAATTCTTATACTATGAAGAATTTGATAGTATTCAACATTTCAAAGATCGTTTTGAGACATATATGCATTACTACAACCATCTTAGAGTCAAATCCAGGTTAAAGGGAAACAGTCCTGTCTTAGAAAGGCAAATGTATGAAAAAGCAGCATAA
- the upp gene encoding uracil phosphoribosyltransferase, with product MANVYVLDHPLIQHKLTYIRKKETGTKDFRELVDEVAALMAFEITRDLPLEEVEIDTPVVENAKAKVLTGKKIGLVPILRAGLGMVDGIIQLIPAAKIGHVGLYRDPETLKPVEYYVKLPSDIEERELIVIDPMLATGGSANEAIESLKKRGARQIRLMCLVAAPEGVDAVQAEHPDVDIYLAALDEKLNEKGYIVPGLGDAGDRLYGTK from the coding sequence ATGGCAAACGTTTATGTACTGGATCATCCCTTGATTCAACACAAATTGACGTACATACGTAAAAAAGAAACAGGAACGAAAGATTTCCGTGAGTTAGTGGACGAAGTAGCTGCATTGATGGCTTTTGAAATTACACGTGACCTTCCTCTAGAAGAAGTCGAAATCGACACACCTGTGGTAGAAAATGCGAAAGCGAAAGTGCTGACAGGTAAAAAAATCGGACTCGTTCCTATCTTACGTGCTGGTCTTGGTATGGTAGACGGAATCATTCAGTTGATTCCTGCTGCAAAAATCGGGCACGTTGGCCTTTATCGTGATCCAGAGACGTTAAAGCCGGTAGAGTATTATGTCAAACTTCCTAGTGATATTGAAGAGCGTGAACTGATCGTTATCGACCCGATGCTGGCGACAGGGGGATCAGCGAATGAAGCCATCGAATCCTTGAAGAAACGTGGTGCTCGCCAAATCCGTTTAATGTGCCTTGTTGCTGCTCCAGAAGGTGTCGATGCTGTACAAGCAGAGCATCCGGACGTTGATATCTACTTAGCCGCTCTTGATGAAAAATTGAATGAAAAAGGATACATTGTACCTGGTTTAGGCGATGCGGGTGATCGCTTATATGGAACGAAGTAA
- the wecB gene encoding non-hydrolyzing UDP-N-acetylglucosamine 2-epimerase — protein sequence MSNRIKVMTIFGTRPEAIKMAPLVLELKKRSEQFEPIVAVTAQHREMLDQVLSIFDIEPDYDLNIMKARQSLAQVTTRALEGLDEVMKETEPDIVLVHGDTTTTFAASLAAYYNQIPVGHVEAGLRTWNKYSPYPEEMNRQLTGVMADLHFAPTNKSRDNLVAENKSEDHIFVTGNTAIDALQTTVDDSYTSDVLAEVDGKRLVLMTAHRRENLGNNMQQMFRAIKRLVEEHEEIQVVYPVHLNPVVKETADEILGNDERIKLIDPLDVIDFHNFAARAHLILTDSGGVQEEAPSLGVPVLVLRDTTERPEGIEAGTLKLAGTEEDHIFHLAHELLSDESKHEAMAKASNPYGDGQASARIAEAIRYFFGHREDKPAPFEIE from the coding sequence ATGAGTAATCGTATTAAAGTAATGACGATTTTCGGTACAAGACCAGAAGCGATAAAAATGGCGCCGCTTGTATTGGAATTGAAAAAAAGGTCTGAGCAATTCGAGCCGATTGTTGCCGTTACAGCCCAGCATAGAGAAATGCTCGATCAAGTGTTATCTATTTTCGATATTGAACCAGATTATGATTTGAATATCATGAAAGCTCGTCAGTCTTTAGCACAAGTGACGACTCGTGCGTTAGAGGGTCTGGACGAAGTGATGAAAGAGACGGAACCTGATATCGTTCTCGTCCACGGTGACACAACAACAACATTTGCGGCTTCATTGGCAGCATACTATAACCAGATTCCTGTCGGTCATGTTGAAGCTGGTTTGCGTACGTGGAATAAATATTCGCCTTACCCGGAAGAGATGAACCGTCAGTTGACGGGGGTCATGGCTGATCTGCATTTCGCACCTACCAACAAGTCACGTGACAACTTAGTTGCTGAAAATAAATCGGAAGACCATATCTTCGTAACTGGAAATACAGCAATCGATGCTCTGCAAACGACGGTGGATGACAGCTACACTTCCGACGTTTTGGCAGAAGTCGATGGAAAACGACTAGTTTTGATGACTGCTCACCGGCGGGAAAACCTTGGTAATAACATGCAGCAGATGTTCCGTGCAATCAAACGTCTTGTGGAAGAACATGAAGAGATACAGGTCGTTTATCCTGTTCATTTGAATCCTGTGGTCAAAGAAACAGCAGATGAGATTCTTGGGAATGATGAACGTATTAAATTGATCGACCCACTTGACGTCATCGATTTTCATAACTTTGCTGCAAGAGCACACTTGATATTGACGGATTCTGGCGGGGTACAAGAGGAGGCTCCTTCTCTCGGAGTGCCTGTCCTTGTCCTTCGCGATACAACAGAGCGTCCGGAAGGTATCGAGGCAGGAACATTGAAGCTTGCGGGAACGGAAGAAGACCATATTTTCCATTTAGCACATGAGTTGCTATCAGATGAAAGTAAGCATGAAGCTATGGCAAAAGCTTCGAATCCTTATGGAGATGGTCAAGCTTCCGCACGTATCGCTGAAGCCATCCGCTATTTCTTTGGACATCGGGAAGACAAACCTGCGCCATTTGAAATTGAATGA
- a CDS encoding S8 family serine peptidase translates to MRFYISIFLTFVILSGFSAPPTPAAPEEEVTIIVELKEDTAPFISELKRRLPRLEVVAEYDTIFNGIAIRGTAEELEKLVRMDNVVNQYPVQTYRSLGEKPLSFTTEDIRNRIQSPYTGEGIKVGIIDTGIDYTHPDLEANYSGGFDTVDFDENPMETEGEGKTVHGTHVAGVIGANGEMEGIAPEAELFAYRALGPGGVGSSVQVIAALEEAVKQGMDVINLSLGNDVNGPDWPTTHAVNKAVELGVVVVVAAGNSGPDSWTVGSPATSSDAITVGASALSMKAPILKVPGERSKVAVQVLSGSQKWKLDKKYPIEYVGTGEKDLENVSGKIALFERGGIPFSQKALRAYKAGAKGVLIANNEKGMFYGGLDGLNLPIPVGAISQEAGKWLVEKAVQQNQWIETVQESLGDQVAPFSSRGPVTTSWEIKPDLLAPGVDIMSTVPGGYQALQGTSMAAPHVAGVAALMKEAHPDWNAEQVKNALTTSAQLIYNKETPFPPTQQGAGFIDVNKALDPEIVISAAPLSFGKADDTFFRKKLSFKVENLSDEPVQLQMERPKSENGESWTVPMTMEIPPGKSEEADVELRLNNAFLEEGIHEGYLTLKGDTDYQLPYVYVKERSDYNKVSGFELTQNWNDEKGGMYRFHLAEQVEKVTIDLYRSGTLLNIGTIAEIDQPRPGMIEGGAGLKNLDLKGAYLAVVTVNSNEGSDSYSFPVYIEGE, encoded by the coding sequence ATGAGGTTTTATATTTCTATCTTCTTAACTTTTGTCATACTTTCAGGATTTAGTGCTCCTCCAACACCTGCAGCACCGGAAGAAGAAGTAACGATCATCGTAGAGCTGAAAGAAGATACTGCCCCGTTTATTTCAGAGTTGAAAAGAAGGTTACCTCGTCTTGAAGTAGTGGCTGAATACGATACGATTTTTAATGGAATTGCCATACGCGGTACAGCCGAGGAACTGGAAAAATTAGTGCGAATGGATAACGTCGTCAATCAGTACCCTGTTCAAACATACAGATCACTCGGTGAAAAGCCTCTGAGTTTCACAACGGAAGATATTCGTAATCGAATTCAGTCTCCTTATACAGGAGAAGGGATAAAGGTCGGAATCATTGATACAGGTATTGATTATACACATCCAGATTTAGAAGCCAATTATAGCGGTGGATTTGATACGGTCGATTTTGACGAAAATCCAATGGAGACAGAAGGGGAAGGAAAAACTGTACACGGAACCCATGTAGCTGGAGTTATCGGAGCGAATGGGGAAATGGAGGGAATTGCTCCTGAGGCAGAACTATTTGCCTATCGAGCTCTTGGACCCGGCGGCGTAGGTTCCTCTGTGCAAGTGATAGCGGCTTTAGAAGAAGCGGTGAAACAAGGAATGGACGTGATCAATCTATCCCTCGGTAATGACGTGAACGGACCGGATTGGCCTACCACTCATGCCGTAAACAAAGCTGTAGAGTTAGGGGTGGTTGTGGTTGTGGCAGCAGGAAACTCTGGCCCTGATTCCTGGACTGTCGGTTCCCCGGCTACATCATCAGATGCTATCACTGTAGGAGCTTCAGCTTTATCAATGAAAGCACCTATATTAAAAGTACCAGGAGAAAGAAGTAAGGTCGCTGTCCAAGTGTTATCTGGTTCACAGAAGTGGAAACTGGATAAAAAGTATCCTATTGAATATGTGGGCACAGGAGAAAAGGATCTCGAAAATGTTTCAGGCAAAATTGCTTTGTTTGAAAGAGGAGGGATTCCTTTCAGTCAAAAAGCTTTGCGAGCCTATAAAGCAGGAGCGAAAGGTGTGCTCATTGCTAACAATGAAAAAGGGATGTTTTATGGAGGATTGGATGGTCTGAACCTGCCGATTCCCGTTGGTGCGATTTCGCAAGAAGCTGGAAAGTGGTTGGTGGAGAAAGCGGTCCAGCAAAATCAATGGATAGAGACAGTGCAAGAATCCTTAGGTGATCAAGTGGCGCCTTTCAGCTCACGCGGTCCTGTGACCACCAGTTGGGAAATCAAACCTGACCTCCTTGCACCTGGGGTGGATATCATGAGTACTGTGCCGGGGGGATACCAGGCACTTCAAGGGACAAGCATGGCGGCTCCCCACGTGGCGGGAGTTGCGGCACTGATGAAAGAAGCGCACCCTGATTGGAATGCGGAACAAGTGAAAAACGCACTAACAACATCGGCACAACTGATTTATAATAAGGAAACCCCTTTTCCTCCAACCCAGCAGGGGGCTGGCTTTATCGATGTCAATAAAGCTCTTGACCCTGAGATTGTAATTAGTGCAGCTCCACTTTCTTTCGGGAAAGCAGACGATACTTTCTTCAGAAAGAAGCTCTCATTTAAAGTAGAAAACCTATCAGATGAACCTGTCCAATTGCAGATGGAAAGACCGAAATCCGAAAACGGGGAATCATGGACAGTACCGATGACGATGGAAATTCCACCAGGGAAGTCTGAAGAGGCAGACGTGGAGTTGCGTTTGAATAATGCGTTTTTAGAAGAGGGAATCCACGAAGGATACTTGACTCTTAAAGGGGATACTGATTATCAACTGCCATATGTCTATGTAAAAGAGCGTTCTGACTATAATAAGGTCTCAGGCTTTGAGCTGACTCAAAATTGGAATGATGAAAAGGGGGGCATGTATCGTTTTCACCTTGCTGAACAGGTGGAAAAAGTGACGATTGACTTATATCGCTCTGGGACATTGTTGAATATTGGGACGATTGCAGAAATTGATCAACCTCGACCTGGAATGATAGAAGGGGGAGCCGGGTTGAAAAATCTTGACCTGAAGGGGGCTTACCTGGCAGTTGTTACTGTTAATTCCAATGAGGGATCTGATAGCTATTCTTTCCCAGTTTATATAGAAGGAGAATAA
- a CDS encoding AtpZ/AtpI family protein, with amino-acid sequence MKRTKPPFQAMALTSSIASQLAGGPLAGAFLGKWIDGHYSTGPTFLIIGIFLGLGAGTYGTIHLVRTYTGDD; translated from the coding sequence ATGAAACGAACCAAACCACCTTTTCAAGCAATGGCTTTAACGAGCAGCATCGCTTCCCAACTTGCTGGCGGACCACTTGCCGGCGCATTTCTGGGGAAATGGATTGATGGTCATTATTCCACCGGACCCACATTCTTAATCATTGGAATTTTCCTCGGGTTAGGTGCAGGTACATATGGAACTATTCATTTAGTACGGACGTACACGGGAGACGATTAA
- a CDS encoding ATP synthase subunit I, whose product METYQHMMARQRKWMFYLLALLVLGWGITPWQPIFLGLLLGSALSFYNLWLMQRKIRKLGEASAESRSVRGIGTFTRLASGALAVVIALQFEEYFHLISVVLGLMAAYFVILIDYLFNKSTV is encoded by the coding sequence ATGGAGACATATCAGCATATGATGGCCCGTCAACGAAAATGGATGTTCTATCTTCTGGCTTTATTAGTACTTGGTTGGGGCATCACCCCTTGGCAGCCAATTTTCCTCGGACTTCTGCTAGGAAGTGCATTAAGCTTTTACAACCTCTGGCTTATGCAACGGAAAATCCGCAAGCTTGGAGAAGCTTCTGCAGAGAGCCGCTCTGTAAGAGGAATTGGTACTTTTACGCGATTGGCTTCCGGTGCTTTAGCCGTAGTCATTGCCCTTCAGTTTGAAGAATATTTCCATTTAATTTCAGTAGTATTGGGCTTAATGGCAGCCTATTTTGTCATTTTAATAGATTATCTGTTCAATAAATCAACAGTTTAG
- the atpB gene encoding F0F1 ATP synthase subunit A, which yields MNHEAPMWEDAFGIFWLDFNLSNVLMMFVASLVVFILGVAATRNMQRYPTGFQNFMEWLIDFIKGIIGSNMDWRTGRLFLPLGLTLFAYIFVANMLGVVTNGVVGHTLWWKSPTADPGITLTLATLVVVLSHYYGVKLKGGKEYSKGFVRPLPFLLPFKIIEEFSNTLTLGLRLYGNIYAGEILLSLLVGLAATGVGGFIGATLPMIAWMGFSTFIGFIQAFIFVMLTMVYLSHKVSDDH from the coding sequence TTGAATCACGAAGCACCGATGTGGGAGGATGCGTTTGGAATCTTTTGGTTGGATTTCAACTTATCGAACGTTCTTATGATGTTTGTTGCATCATTGGTCGTATTCATCCTCGGAGTAGCGGCGACACGAAACATGCAGCGGTATCCAACAGGTTTTCAAAACTTCATGGAATGGCTGATTGATTTCATCAAAGGCATCATCGGATCGAACATGGATTGGAGAACAGGCAGACTCTTTTTGCCCCTTGGGCTAACATTATTCGCCTACATATTCGTAGCAAATATGTTAGGGGTCGTCACAAATGGTGTAGTTGGACACACCCTATGGTGGAAATCTCCGACAGCCGATCCGGGAATTACCTTGACTCTTGCGACATTGGTCGTAGTGTTGTCCCATTATTATGGGGTGAAGTTGAAAGGTGGCAAGGAATATTCAAAAGGGTTTGTACGTCCTTTACCGTTCTTATTGCCATTCAAAATCATTGAAGAGTTCTCGAATACGTTAACACTTGGTTTACGTCTTTACGGGAACATTTATGCAGGTGAAATCCTGCTGAGCTTGCTCGTTGGATTAGCAGCGACAGGCGTGGGTGGATTTATCGGAGCAACACTTCCGATGATAGCATGGATGGGCTTTAGTACTTTCATTGGTTTCATCCAAGCGTTTATTTTCGTTATGTTAACGATGGTTTACTTGTCTCACAAGGTGAGCGACGACCATTAA
- the atpE gene encoding F0F1 ATP synthase subunit C: protein MGLLAAAIAVGLAALGAGIGNGLIVSRTVEGIARQPELRSALQTTMFIGVALVEAIPIIGVVIAFIVMGQ, encoded by the coding sequence ATGGGTCTTTTAGCAGCTGCAATTGCAGTAGGTTTAGCAGCACTAGGTGCTGGTATTGGTAACGGTCTGATTGTAAGTCGTACAGTAGAAGGAATCGCGCGTCAACCAGAATTGCGCAGTGCACTTCAAACAACAATGTTCATCGGTGTTGCCCTAGTAGAGGCGATCCCTATCATCGGCGTTGTTATTGCATTCATCGTAATGGGTCAATAA
- the atpF gene encoding F0F1 ATP synthase subunit B gives MQGFTESMVLGAGGLNIGDMIIQLVFFLGLLALLGKFAWGPLMNMMKEREDYVANEINTAEKSREEAQRMQREASEELKSTRQDAQNIIEDARKTAGQQERDILENAKAESERIKESARQEIEQEKEKAVQALKDQVASMSVMIASKVIEKELSQKDQEALINQYIDKAGEDR, from the coding sequence GTGCAAGGATTTACAGAGAGTATGGTCCTCGGAGCTGGAGGACTTAACATAGGTGACATGATCATTCAACTCGTTTTTTTCCTTGGTCTACTGGCCCTTTTAGGTAAGTTTGCTTGGGGACCATTGATGAATATGATGAAAGAACGTGAAGATTACGTAGCTAATGAAATCAACACGGCTGAGAAAAGTCGCGAAGAAGCTCAACGTATGCAACGCGAAGCCTCTGAGGAATTGAAATCAACACGTCAAGATGCACAGAATATCATCGAGGATGCCCGTAAAACGGCAGGCCAGCAAGAAAGGGATATTCTGGAAAATGCTAAAGCAGAATCAGAACGTATCAAAGAGTCTGCTCGTCAGGAAATTGAACAGGAGAAAGAAAAAGCAGTACAAGCCCTTAAAGACCAAGTGGCATCCATGTCTGTCATGATTGCTTCGAAAGTGATTGAAAAAGAACTTTCTCAAAAAGATCAAGAGGCATTGATCAATCAGTATATCGATAAGGCAGGCGAAGATCGATGA
- a CDS encoding F0F1 ATP synthase subunit delta — protein sequence MSQSIIAKRYADALFQLGKERSKLDQFETELLTLREVYRDNNKIVSFLKHPRVSVDQKKKVMTDSFQSFSEEIVNTLKLLVERHREDIIADMIQHYIGMMNDAKGIADADVYSVRELSEAEKQRLSETFAPKVGKQSLNLTNIVDSSILGGIRLRVGNRIFDGSVSGKLRRIERELVSTNKR from the coding sequence ATGAGCCAGTCTATCATTGCCAAACGCTATGCTGATGCCCTTTTCCAACTGGGAAAAGAAAGATCGAAATTAGATCAATTTGAAACTGAACTACTAACTTTACGTGAAGTTTATCGTGATAACAACAAAATCGTCTCTTTCCTGAAGCACCCTCGTGTATCTGTAGATCAGAAGAAGAAAGTCATGACGGATTCTTTTCAGTCATTCTCTGAAGAGATCGTAAATACACTGAAACTCCTGGTCGAGAGACACCGTGAAGATATTATCGCAGATATGATCCAGCATTATATCGGGATGATGAATGATGCAAAAGGAATTGCAGATGCGGATGTTTACTCCGTCCGCGAACTTTCGGAAGCAGAGAAACAACGTCTTTCAGAAACATTCGCACCTAAGGTCGGTAAACAATCCTTGAACCTGACGAATATCGTAGATTCTTCCATCCTCGGCGGCATTCGATTGAGGGTGGGTAACCGTATATTTGATGGTTCTGTCAGTGGAAAGCTTCGCCGCATAGAGCGCGAGCTAGTTTCTACGAACAAAAGATGA
- the atpA gene encoding F0F1 ATP synthase subunit alpha, with product MSIKAEEISALIKQQIENYESDIEVNDVGTVIEVGDGIARAHGLDNVMAGELVEFSNGVMGMAQNLEESNVGLVILGPYTDIKEGDEVRRTGRIMQVPVGEEMLGRVVNPLGQPVDGRGPIETTKTRPIESPAPGVMDRKSVDEPLQTGIKAIDALVPIGRGQRELIIGDRQTGKTSVAIDAILNQHDQDMVCIYVAIGQKESTVRGTVETLRRHGALDYTIVVTASASQPAPLLYLAPYAGVSLGEDFMYNGKHVLVVYDDLSKQAAAYRELSLLLRRPPGREAFPGDVFYLHSRLLERAAKLSDAKGGGSLTALPFVETQAGDISAYIPTNVISITDGQIFLQSDLFFSGVRPAINAGLSVSRVGGSAQIKAMKKVAGTLRLDLASYRELEAFAQFGSDLDKSTQAKLNRGARTVEVLKQGLHQPLAVEKQVMIIYALTKGFLDEIPVDDVTRFESEFHNWLDNNRKELLSQIRETGKLADDEDMSGAVKEFKKTFVVSE from the coding sequence ATGAGCATCAAAGCTGAAGAAATCAGTGCGCTGATTAAACAGCAAATTGAAAACTATGAATCAGATATAGAAGTCAATGATGTGGGTACCGTAATCGAAGTCGGTGACGGGATTGCCCGTGCTCATGGCCTTGATAACGTCATGGCTGGTGAGCTAGTTGAATTCTCGAATGGTGTCATGGGAATGGCACAAAACTTGGAAGAAAGTAACGTTGGTCTTGTCATTCTTGGACCATATACTGATATTAAAGAAGGCGACGAAGTTCGTCGTACTGGAAGAATCATGCAAGTGCCCGTCGGGGAAGAAATGCTTGGCCGTGTCGTGAATCCACTTGGACAGCCTGTAGATGGCCGTGGACCAATTGAAACGACGAAAACTCGCCCGATTGAATCGCCGGCTCCTGGTGTTATGGATCGTAAATCCGTTGATGAGCCACTCCAAACAGGTATCAAGGCCATTGATGCTCTAGTACCTATTGGTCGTGGTCAGCGTGAGTTGATCATTGGTGACCGTCAAACAGGTAAAACATCCGTTGCAATTGATGCGATACTAAACCAACATGATCAGGATATGGTTTGTATTTACGTTGCCATCGGGCAAAAAGAATCTACCGTGCGTGGTACTGTAGAAACTCTACGACGTCATGGTGCACTTGATTACACGATCGTAGTTACAGCGAGTGCTTCTCAACCAGCACCGCTCTTATACTTGGCTCCATATGCAGGTGTATCACTTGGTGAGGACTTCATGTACAACGGTAAGCATGTGCTTGTCGTATATGATGATCTTTCTAAGCAGGCGGCTGCATACCGTGAACTTTCTCTACTATTGCGTCGTCCTCCAGGTCGTGAAGCTTTCCCCGGAGACGTATTCTACCTACACTCTCGTTTGCTGGAACGTGCGGCTAAGCTCAGTGACGCTAAAGGTGGCGGCTCATTGACTGCTCTTCCTTTCGTTGAGACACAGGCTGGAGACATTTCTGCATACATTCCAACAAACGTGATTTCCATTACAGACGGTCAAATATTCTTACAATCTGATTTGTTCTTCTCAGGGGTACGTCCAGCGATCAACGCAGGTCTCTCTGTATCGCGTGTAGGTGGCTCGGCTCAAATCAAAGCTATGAAAAAAGTAGCTGGAACACTAAGACTTGACCTTGCATCCTACCGTGAACTTGAAGCCTTTGCACAGTTTGGTTCTGATTTGGATAAATCCACACAGGCAAAACTGAATCGCGGAGCTCGTACAGTGGAAGTACTGAAACAGGGTCTTCACCAACCATTAGCTGTAGAAAAACAGGTCATGATCATTTATGCACTTACAAAAGGTTTCCTGGATGAAATTCCAGTAGATGATGTCACTCGTTTCGAGTCTGAGTTCCATAACTGGTTGGATAACAATCGTAAAGAGCTTCTTTCTCAAATCCGTGAGACAGGCAAACTGGCTGACGATGAAGACATGAGTGGCGCTGTGAAAGAATTCAAGAAAACATTTGTTGTTTCTGAATAA